The following proteins come from a genomic window of Rhodohalobacter sp. 614A:
- a CDS encoding sodium:solute symporter family transporter: MKVAFLSLAFFFICQPLFGSQSENEKAKSITWSVHSSLPPVPGNNSQPGLAGAYAGVIHNSLVIAGGANFPDALPWEGGTKHYWADVYVLPLDGVKDWSVMPNALPKKMGYGESITLPEGILLIGGENTERVLSDVYLMHFDEEEKLVFEKWPTLPVPLTNMTGTVIDQKIYIAGGQESLEDAAATNHFFVLDLQKKSDGWKALAPWPGPPRAFAVSAGQSDGFDNSFYLFSGRNFGPDTPTQILTDGYVYNPRLNSWKPLSTPDDFGFSIMAGTAVASGENHILLVGGDDGSLFMERINLQKEIDSLSQTSISPQTRDSIEVLRTKINDKLNNHPGFSRSIFLYHTITNTITKSDDVSFHLPVTSNLIPTENGLFLTSGEIKPGIRTPDVIRGEFLEFRKGFGWVNSIVLILYFGVLIWIGWIFSKRQKNTNDFFRGGKRVPWWLVGLSIFGTALSAITFMAIPAKAYATDWSYTIINIGIIVVAPIVILVCIPFYRKLDITTAYEYLEQRFNVAARLFASICFILFQIGRMGVVLFLPAIALNVVSGIDIYLCIGMMGIFSLVYTMLGGIEAVIWTDALQVIVLLGGAVLALILISQGVDGGITEIISKGMADGKFSLGEASTDLQNPTLLTLVISALFVNLTTYGTDQTMVQRYVSTETEKMAAKSLWTNALLTIPGTLIFFFVGTALYVFYKENPLLLSTTITGGDSIFPWFIYTQMPPGIVGLLIAGIFAAAMSTLSSSMNSAATAYVVDIHFRFDWSDKLDGLKLARIATFVLGIAGIVVGLMMATWDIKSLWDEFQRILGLILGGIGGLFFLGLLTKRANGVGAIIGLAGSIFVQIWISQSGAVHLLLFAATGFVSCFIIGYLASLVISTNEKDISRLTIYGQRKTNRNSFPIPKE; encoded by the coding sequence ATGAAAGTAGCATTTTTATCTCTTGCTTTTTTTTTCATATGCCAGCCCCTTTTTGGAAGCCAATCTGAGAATGAGAAAGCAAAATCCATAACCTGGTCTGTCCACTCTTCACTTCCCCCAGTCCCCGGTAATAATAGTCAGCCCGGGTTGGCAGGAGCTTATGCAGGTGTGATTCATAATAGTCTTGTTATTGCGGGGGGAGCAAATTTTCCAGATGCTCTCCCATGGGAAGGTGGGACAAAACACTACTGGGCCGATGTATATGTTTTGCCGTTGGATGGAGTCAAAGACTGGTCTGTAATGCCAAATGCTCTGCCAAAAAAAATGGGGTATGGGGAGTCAATTACACTTCCTGAAGGAATATTACTTATTGGAGGAGAGAATACAGAAAGGGTTTTAAGTGATGTTTACCTGATGCATTTTGATGAAGAAGAAAAGCTGGTTTTCGAAAAGTGGCCAACTCTTCCGGTTCCGTTAACCAATATGACCGGCACGGTTATTGATCAGAAAATCTATATTGCAGGTGGGCAAGAATCGCTGGAAGATGCCGCCGCAACCAATCATTTTTTTGTTCTCGATCTCCAAAAAAAATCTGACGGATGGAAAGCGCTTGCGCCCTGGCCCGGTCCACCGAGAGCATTTGCAGTTTCAGCGGGACAAAGTGACGGATTTGATAATTCATTTTATCTTTTTAGCGGAAGAAATTTCGGCCCGGATACTCCTACTCAAATCCTGACAGATGGGTATGTCTACAATCCACGTTTAAACTCGTGGAAACCTCTTTCAACGCCGGACGATTTTGGTTTTTCCATCATGGCTGGTACGGCGGTCGCATCCGGAGAAAATCATATTTTATTAGTGGGAGGGGATGATGGCTCCTTATTTATGGAGAGAATTAACCTTCAAAAGGAAATCGATTCTTTAAGCCAGACTTCAATCTCTCCTCAGACCAGGGATTCTATAGAAGTTTTGCGGACCAAAATAAATGATAAGCTCAACAATCATCCGGGGTTTAGTCGCAGTATTTTTCTTTATCATACCATTACAAATACCATCACCAAAAGTGATGATGTTTCCTTTCATCTTCCGGTAACTTCTAACCTGATTCCAACAGAGAATGGACTTTTTCTCACCAGCGGAGAAATAAAGCCGGGAATACGAACGCCGGATGTGATCAGAGGCGAGTTCCTGGAATTCAGAAAGGGTTTTGGATGGGTAAATTCAATCGTTCTTATTCTATACTTCGGGGTGTTAATCTGGATAGGCTGGATCTTTTCTAAACGCCAAAAAAATACAAATGATTTTTTCCGTGGAGGCAAACGGGTTCCATGGTGGCTGGTAGGATTGAGTATTTTTGGAACTGCCTTGAGTGCAATCACATTTATGGCAATTCCCGCCAAAGCATACGCTACAGACTGGAGTTACACTATCATTAATATTGGAATTATTGTGGTGGCACCTATTGTCATATTGGTTTGTATTCCTTTCTATCGGAAGCTGGACATTACAACGGCGTATGAATATTTAGAACAACGTTTTAACGTAGCAGCCCGGTTATTTGCAAGTATATGTTTTATCCTGTTTCAGATTGGCAGAATGGGAGTGGTTCTTTTTCTCCCGGCCATTGCGCTGAATGTTGTTTCCGGTATCGATATTTATCTCTGTATTGGTATGATGGGAATTTTTAGTCTTGTTTATACCATGCTTGGCGGAATTGAAGCGGTGATCTGGACGGACGCTTTGCAGGTAATTGTTCTTTTGGGTGGAGCTGTTCTTGCATTGATTTTGATATCCCAGGGAGTTGATGGAGGGATTACTGAAATCATATCAAAAGGGATGGCAGATGGCAAATTCAGCTTGGGAGAGGCAAGTACAGATCTTCAAAATCCAACTCTTCTCACATTAGTGATTTCTGCACTGTTCGTGAATCTGACGACATACGGAACAGATCAGACGATGGTACAGCGATACGTAAGTACCGAAACGGAAAAAATGGCTGCAAAAAGTCTCTGGACGAATGCGCTGCTGACGATTCCCGGTACATTGATTTTCTTTTTCGTTGGAACGGCATTGTATGTGTTTTATAAGGAAAATCCCCTGCTTTTAAGTACGACAATCACAGGTGGCGATTCCATTTTCCCCTGGTTTATCTATACACAGATGCCGCCGGGAATTGTGGGGCTTTTGATAGCGGGAATTTTTGCGGCTGCGATGTCTACTCTTAGCAGCAGTATGAACTCAGCCGCAACGGCTTATGTCGTAGATATACATTTTCGGTTTGACTGGTCGGATAAACTGGACGGACTAAAACTTGCCCGTATTGCCACATTTGTTTTAGGGATCGCAGGGATCGTAGTAGGGTTGATGATGGCCACATGGGATATCAAGTCACTTTGGGATGAATTCCAGAGAATTTTAGGGTTGATTTTAGGAGGTATCGGCGGACTCTTTTTTTTAGGATTGTTAACCAAACGGGCAAATGGAGTAGGAGCTATAATCGGGTTAGCCGGCAGTATTTTTGTGCAAATATGGATCAGTCAGTCCGGGGCTGTACACCTTTTACTGTTTGCCGCAACAGGATTTGTTTCCTGTTTTATAATCGGATATCTGGCCAGCCTGGTTATATCAACAAATGAAAAAGATATCTCACGCCTGACAATTTACGGTCAAAGAAAGACAAACAGGAATTCGTTTCCAATTCCCAAAGAGTAG
- a CDS encoding FadR/GntR family transcriptional regulator, with amino-acid sequence MDLKIKNQAVTLVDQVEKKLFEYIAQNNMKVGDSVPNENELSEALGVSRSVLREALSRLRMLGVVESRTRRGMVLSEPHMFGGLQRVTDPMILGEQSLINLLGFRVALELGICSSIIDNVNDKYIADLEKIVEEGGSYELNFYKAESENAFHSKLYEITENESIMQFQEIIYPVSLFIRDKFKDFFEPINRELLQKDALITHQDLLSYIKNKDKEGLRKGMEQHFAPYSKFLKASKNGENLKKNKATG; translated from the coding sequence ATGGATTTAAAAATCAAAAACCAGGCGGTCACTTTGGTTGACCAGGTAGAGAAAAAACTATTCGAATACATCGCCCAAAATAATATGAAGGTGGGCGATTCGGTGCCCAATGAAAATGAATTATCGGAGGCGCTTGGCGTCTCACGAAGTGTATTAAGAGAGGCTTTGAGCCGATTGAGAATGCTTGGCGTGGTTGAATCAAGAACACGAAGAGGGATGGTTCTAAGTGAACCCCATATGTTCGGAGGACTGCAACGCGTAACCGATCCAATGATTTTGGGGGAACAGTCTCTTATTAATCTTCTGGGATTTAGGGTAGCTCTTGAACTAGGGATTTGCAGTAGCATTATCGACAATGTAAACGATAAATATATTGCTGATCTCGAAAAAATTGTGGAAGAAGGGGGTAGCTACGAGCTCAACTTCTATAAAGCTGAAAGTGAAAATGCATTTCATTCCAAATTATATGAAATCACGGAAAATGAAAGCATCATGCAATTCCAGGAGATTATCTATCCGGTATCATTATTTATCAGGGATAAGTTCAAAGACTTTTTTGAGCCTATTAATAGAGAGTTACTTCAAAAAGATGCTCTGATAACCCATCAGGATTTGTTGTCATATATTAAAAACAAAGATAAAGAGGGACTCCGGAAAGGAATGGAACAACACTTTGCTCCATATAGCAAGTTTTTAAAAGCAAGCAAAAACGGCGAAAATCTAAAGAAAAACAAAGCAACGGGTTAG
- a CDS encoding L-fucose isomerase encodes MKISEGKKGQKRVIGRTPKVGIRPVIDGRRRGVRESLEEQTMNMAKNAAAFITENITHSNGLPVECVIADTCIGGVAEAARAAQKFEEEGVGVSLTVTPCWCYGSETMDMHPWYPKAIWGFNGSERPGAVYLAATKAAHEQKGLPVFSIYGSEVQDAGDETIPEDVQEKMLLFVKAGLAVAEVRGKSYLSIGSVSMGIVGSMIQEDFFEDYFGMRCEAVDMSELTRRMNEEIYDQQEFSLAMEWVKQYCKEGEDINAEAIQQSREKKDENWETVVKMTLIIRDLMIGNPTLNEAGYEEEALGHNAIASGFQGQRQWTDHFPNGDFSEAILNSSFDWNGIREPFVVATENDTLNAVCMLLGHLMTNSASIFGDIRTYWSPESVKRVTGHELEGKASGGIIHFLNSGSATLDGTGRLKENGASVMKPYWDISPEEAEACLDATRWCPANLEYFRGGGYSSQFCTQGEMPVTMTRINLVKGLGPVLQIAEGFTVDIPGDVHKTLNRRTDPIWPTTWFVPNLTDEGAFKDVYSVMNNWGSNHGVINYGHVGDAFITLASMLRIPVSMHNVPEQRVFRPSAWAAFGTSDLESADYRACGNFGPVFGKSH; translated from the coding sequence ATGAAGATAAGTGAAGGTAAGAAAGGGCAGAAAAGAGTGATCGGCAGAACGCCAAAGGTCGGGATTCGCCCTGTAATTGATGGACGTCGCAGAGGAGTCCGTGAGTCCCTGGAAGAGCAGACGATGAACATGGCCAAAAATGCGGCGGCCTTTATCACGGAGAATATCACTCATTCCAATGGTTTGCCGGTGGAGTGTGTGATTGCCGATACCTGTATCGGCGGCGTGGCTGAGGCAGCAAGAGCTGCTCAGAAGTTTGAGGAAGAAGGAGTGGGCGTTTCCCTGACGGTGACCCCGTGCTGGTGCTATGGCTCGGAAACCATGGATATGCACCCCTGGTATCCCAAGGCCATTTGGGGATTTAACGGAAGTGAGCGTCCCGGGGCGGTTTATTTAGCAGCCACCAAAGCCGCTCACGAGCAAAAAGGTCTTCCGGTGTTTAGCATCTATGGAAGCGAAGTCCAGGATGCCGGGGATGAGACGATTCCCGAAGATGTACAGGAGAAAATGCTTCTTTTTGTAAAGGCAGGATTGGCCGTGGCTGAAGTTCGTGGAAAATCCTACCTGTCGATCGGCTCGGTATCCATGGGGATTGTGGGTTCGATGATCCAGGAAGATTTTTTTGAGGATTATTTCGGGATGAGGTGCGAGGCGGTGGATATGTCGGAATTAACCCGCCGGATGAACGAAGAGATTTATGATCAACAGGAGTTCTCTTTGGCAATGGAATGGGTAAAACAGTACTGCAAAGAAGGCGAAGATATCAATGCAGAAGCCATTCAGCAGAGCCGGGAGAAAAAGGATGAGAATTGGGAAACCGTGGTCAAGATGACCCTCATCATCCGCGATTTGATGATTGGCAATCCAACGTTAAATGAGGCGGGCTATGAAGAAGAAGCGTTAGGCCATAATGCCATTGCCTCCGGATTCCAGGGACAACGGCAGTGGACGGATCACTTTCCCAACGGCGACTTCTCGGAAGCAATCCTCAACTCGTCGTTCGACTGGAATGGAATCCGGGAGCCGTTTGTAGTGGCCACCGAGAATGATACACTCAATGCCGTCTGTATGCTGCTGGGGCATTTGATGACCAACTCGGCCTCTATCTTTGGAGATATCCGAACCTACTGGAGTCCGGAATCTGTCAAGCGGGTGACCGGGCACGAACTTGAGGGCAAAGCCTCCGGGGGAATCATTCATTTTTTAAACTCCGGTTCTGCGACCCTGGATGGTACCGGCCGCCTAAAAGAAAACGGAGCCTCTGTGATGAAGCCTTATTGGGACATTTCCCCGGAAGAAGCCGAAGCCTGTTTGGACGCCACGCGATGGTGTCCGGCTAACCTGGAATATTTTCGGGGAGGGGGATATTCCTCCCAGTTTTGTACGCAGGGGGAAATGCCGGTAACCATGACGCGGATCAACCTGGTGAAAGGGCTGGGACCTGTTCTGCAAATTGCCGAAGGATTTACCGTGGATATTCCGGGCGATGTTCACAAAACATTAAATAGAAGAACCGATCCGATCTGGCCCACCACGTGGTTTGTGCCCAACCTGACCGATGAAGGAGCATTCAAAGATGTCTATTCGGTGATGAACAACTGGGGATCCAATCACGGAGTAATCAATTATGGGCATGTCGGGGATGCGTTTATCACCCTGGCCTCGATGTTGAGAATTCCCGTATCGATGCACAATGTACCCGAACAAAGGGTCTTCCGTCCGAGTGCGTGGGCGGCCTTTGGAACCAGCGATCTTGAAAGCGCCGACTACAGGGCCTGTGGTAATTTTGGGCCTGTATTTGGCAAATCCCATTAA